Genomic segment of Pseudorca crassidens isolate mPseCra1 chromosome 10, mPseCra1.hap1, whole genome shotgun sequence:
aaaaatggtagagatgaaccggtttgcagggcagaaatagagacacatatgtagagaacaaacgtatagacatccaggggggaaagtggcaggaggatggtggtgtgatgaattgggagattgggattgacatatatacactaatatgtataaaatggataactaataagaacctgctgtataaaaaaataaaataaaattcaaaaacaatttaATTGTGCTTTGTATGGTTGGCTCTGCCTGATCTAAATGTGTGTTTCAGGCATCGGTCACCCCATGGGGGTTCTGGTTCCTCACTATCCCTGGGGGAACACAGCATCACGTTCACGATGTATTACAGCAATGTGCCTGGTGCACAGTTATGCCAGTGAACATTTGCTAAACAAGGATTCTCTGGGCATGAAGAATTTTCTTTGTTACCCATATGCAGAATTGTGATAGAACGAAACATTTCTCAACTTCAAGCCTGCAATAAATGGAAAAGTTTCATAAAGGTTAGGGAAGAAAACTTGGGGGACAGACTATAATCATTTCAgtttccttctccctctgtccctgaGGAATCCTCTCTTGCTGTGGTGATTAAGAATCGATGCATGgaggggagagagataaattaggagtttaggactagaagatacacactactatatataaaatagataaaaaacaaagacctactgtataacacagggaactatattcaatatcttataataacctatgttggaaaagaatctgaaaaagaatatatatatttttatatatgcatatatatatgtgtaactgaattactttgctacacctgaaactaacacaaaaaggaaaaaaaaaaagaatcgaagCATGTATTCCCTTTCTTAGACTCTCCATGATGTGCTCTCTTTTCCCAAAACCATCGTGCATTGGGAACCTTCTTGTATGGCTGGAATAAGAGGAATTTAGTCACAGATGTGGACTTTACAGTCCATATTGTCTTAGAAGAGGTAAAATCAAGAAGAGTGTAGAGCATTTCTAGAAGTAGAGGGACAGGGAGACCCAGGGGGgcagaggtgtgtgtggggggcttgTGATATTAGACGGGCTTCCTTGAGTTCATTAGAACCGGATTTATGCAGATACCCAAGGCTTACAGAACCCATTTAATGTATGCTGTAGACCTGTAAGGGCCCTGAATTGAGAAAAGGCTGCAAGAGTTGTCTGGGCTTGTCCTTCAGAAGGGGAAAGGCAAGATATAACAGGGGAGCTGAGTGCAAGACTTATGACCTGGGCAAGGGTTTGGCGGTGGGGGAGAGCCCCGCATAGTGTGAGCGGATCCCTAGGGGTGTGGTGGAGGAAGGTGGTTCTCCAGGCAAGCTCCTTGCTCCGTGGACAGCCAGGGAGGGAGATGAGAACTACGGATTCCAGAATGTAATCCTTCATCGTGCAGAGACAATCCtcaatgaaaatttttctttttcctcccggTGTCACATGAAGACATCCTTCCCCAGCTCCCTTGCATCTGGGTAGGGCCGTATGCCTACTTCCGGCCAAAGTGATGTAGATGCAATTGACATAAATCACCTCCATACCTGGCCCACCtgctcagtttccccctctcATTGAGGGGGAAGGGTATCCCCAACATGGAAAGAGAATTGCTGAATGTGGAGCCTGTGGCGATAACCTAAACATGAGCACAAAGCAAAGACAGCCAGATAAAGGGCGTCCAAGTTCTCCAATCGTGTCACTGGACACTTCCCTCCTTTGGGTACACGTTGAAATGCTTTGGAAGGGGGTGCAGTGGGAGAAATGTTTGTTAGTATAATCAAGGTCTTGCTTCTTCCATTTTGGTATATCACCCCTTCTGGGCTAAATAATGGTAATTTACAAGGgccttctttctgaagattgcaaTCGCTTCTATAGCCATGATTGAACAACAAGGCAAAGTCCGAATGGGAGGTCAGTATGAGTCAGCCTGACTTTATAAGGCATTTCTCTGAAAGGGATAAGGAAAGAAGACCCATGGGATCTTTAGGCTAACCTGAGGCTAATGTGCCTGTCCAAAGGTTCAGGAAAAGTGCCTTCTCTTCCGCGCCACTCCCTAAAGAGCAGGTTTGGTTTGAAACTGGGTGGAAGGTTGGTGCTGGCATAAGGAGTAATGCGTCTGATACCCAGGTTCATAGACCAGCCTGCGAATGTGGCTAGAAAGGAGAGCAAAGGGGCTGAGCAGGCTGTTTCCAGAGTCACGGGTTGGATCTCTCCCCCTCAAGGCCTGTTCCCTTTCCTGAAATGGACCTTCACTGCACTTCCATACCACCTTGATGGAGGAAAGCCAAGAGGAGTGTTCGAATGTCTTTTCACCTCTAGTCTTTCTACCAAGCTTGCCAAGTACAGCATGTGCAAAATGGTTGTTCCTTTGACACACAAGGGAATTATTTCAGTGGGATGAAATAGCTTCATCTATGTTATGAGTTGGATAGATGGTATGTGaatgcgggggcggggggtggtgctAACCTGTAGGGAAGCTTGGAATTCTGTGAGAgttcaaagaaaacacaaagaaactcTGGGGCCCCTGGCTGGGATGCTCAAAACTGGGAACGTGGCTTCTGTTTCGGTTTGGAGGCCAATCCACTCTCTTTACGTGGTCACACAGCTTGGAGAGCCTTAAGAACAAGTATTTCTGCCATTTAGAATTTTCTAGAAATGACCAAGATAGTTTCAACTGAGTTTTAATACTTTACTGCTAACTCAGATCAAAGGTTGAGCATCTCATGTTGGTTCCATATCATTTGCTCATCTGGACGGTGAGGTGGAAGAGAAAGGCTGTGAGGGCTGGTCTGCATAACAAcacaatttcattttctaaaaagtgGTTTCGTTGCAAATGATGATGAACCTGAGTCTGCGCCAGGCTGGCTGTGGTCAGGGTGGAACTGAGATAAGAAACCACACTTAATCCATGACTTCTACATCGTCAGGACTGAGAGACAGACCTAGGCTTCTGTCTGAGTTACAGAGCAAGTCACtttatccctttttatttttcactagtCTTCAAGTTATTGGAACAGCTTTTCAGTTATTTGtcgtttcctttttttgttgtgttttgttgaGCTGAGTCATCAGGAAAactaaatagagaaaaaaagagaaagaaaccaacaCCCCAACCATCACAGAAAGAACACTTCAAAACTACCCATATCTGATCACTGACAAAGCGCTTATTGAACGCAGCTTTATTGATAGAGAGGAGTTACAAACACGACATACCTTTTAGTTTGTTGTTCCTTATAGAGCACAAGAATGTCTTAAGCAAACAAAGAAATTTTGGGCCAAAATTTGCTAAATAATACAAAGATTTTTAGGAGTATtcaagacaaatattttatttcaagttCCCTGAGAGGGACATTTAAATGGTCTTGACCCTCTCAATGTGCTGGAGGgtaaattgttaatattttagaatCTTTAATTCTCATAATTACCATGGAGGAGTGTTTAGGAAACTAgtctatagtttttaaaatatgaaaagaaatactgaaaaataattcCTTTGAATGCTGCCTTGTGCTAGAGAATATATCCAACAGTGGCTGGGGTGGGAATCTAGCTCATTCAGAGAAGAGTCATTCAGAGTGGATGACATAAATTCACTTCTTTGTAACTCAGGGAAAACATTAATTAAATGAAGtgattttagtttcttttatctAGTAACTTTGTTGAATTCGGAAGCTATCTGGCCAGGATAACCAGCAAAATGTGGACCTCTTAACACTTACATGTTTCCAAGCAAACCTCTATCTACATGCATGTTTGTAAAATACACTTACTATAATTGCTGCTCTGCCTTAAGTCACAGACCCAGTCAGTACATTCTCTCATTCTTCTTACCTCAATTATACCTCCTCACTCATAACAGTCCACTACCATCTAATCCTTGTTTAGAATTATATTCATCTGTACCATCCCTGACCTCCTTATTCATAACCATTCTTACAACataggaagtaaaaataaaactcatccAATGCCACTGAAAGCAACTAGTGCAGGAGGGTCAACAACTTGGCACCAGGAACCTAACTAAAAACGGACAGACTACAGGCTGGCTCCCTGGAAATTTTATGTCAGGTCTCTGGCCCACTCCGAAAAAGAGAGCTTGAGTTTTATTATTTCAGCTGCTGGGTAACCTGCTATTTCTCTGATACATTGAACCCATGCTTTTATTTCATCCCAGGACTCTGGTATTACAAAAATAACAAGTCCTCTGCTTTCggaaaaataaaaggaggtaTCGGCTTGGCTCCTAAGACTTGGGAGCGTGACTGAATGTAAGCTTACAACGTAATGAAAATGAAGTAATTTTCCAGTTGGAAAACATGGGGAAGTCGTCAAGTTTTCTAGAGGCACCTGCTTCAGTAGTTGGGTTAAAGAGTGTGTTTCACTGACACGTGGAAGATGACAGGCATTATTTTGATGCTGCATATTTTCATGTCTTTCAGTGGTCTGTGCAGGATGTTCCAGGAGGCAAAACCTTCACCCACCCTTAGGTTCCACGCTCCCTTCCAATTTGTTATGTCAGAAATTCTGGAATTCCAAATTCCTATCGGTCTTTGTTTATTGACCTAATGGTTGAAGCAGGAGATACAGCAGCAATGCACCCAGGAACCTGGGTAGCCCCAATATTTGTATACTGTGAGTCTTCAGATAACCAATGTAGAAACTACGTTAAATGGTCATTTCAAATGCTTTATCCATTCTAACACATCTCCAGGGTCACCTCTAGAAAGCCACTGCCGAGTTTTTGTGCACCGTATTTTACAAAGCTCTGATAGATGAAAAATCCCCTAGTTTCAGCGTCTTTCCTCATTCATCCATGATAAAATATTACAGTTGATTGATTCTTATTTCATTGCAGCCTTAAGCCCCCCACTTATACTTCTAGGATCTCGGTGGGAGATACACCTCTTGGTGAGCATCAAGAGATTATGTCTATTTGCCCACTTATGACCTGTAATCCATAATACATCACTTTTTGTCTCTCAAAATTAACGGTATGCTATAGGCTTCTCGATtgtatgaaaatatatgtttataccaAACTAAAAGATGTTACAGTCACCCTCGCATAGGCTTTGGAAGTTGTGTCCTAAACAACTTATTACAAATGAAAAGCTAATTTTACCCAGGTGCTGCAAGGACAAAAGTCTATCTATAGGTTGTACATTGTGACTTAAGAGCTCAGTGATATAACCAGCTCCATACACTGGTTTCTCACACAGGTTTATTTTTCAGCCTGGGCCGATAAAGAATCAAGGAGCAGATCTGCTCTGTACTTGGAGAAGCTCCTCCTGCCCTGTGTGGGGTTAGGAAACAGCCCAGTGTTTTTACATTAATAACGTTTTGTTCTCAACCCGCAATGTTCTAGCCTTTACCCGAGTGTTACCATTAAATACCCAGAGATTGAACTTTCCATAAGGGGCAATGATATAAAATTGTTCCACAAAGTGTACTACTATATGAACCACTTTTCACAGTtcgaataaaatattttcaatataaatattgTAACTCTAGCCATAACCTATCTACACACAGTGGGAGAGGACAGGGTTCATGAAAACCCGGTTATACTGTCATAGATGTCATGTTTCACCATTTAAATAGTTTGTCTTATTTCTCAAAATCCATTTGCACACAACCCATAATTTATAGGCCTTTCCTCTCCAAAACAAGTGAACTATCAAAGAATAAAAGGATaaattagaagaaaggaaaatatgtatCATTTACTGCCATCATTCCCTTGCTTCCAAACTTGGCGAACATATAAGAAAAATGATATGGAGCTGATATAGTTTAATTTGCAAAGCTAATTTGGagcagatgaaattttaaaaatatataatcaaatgGGCATATATTATCTTAACATTTCTATAGAAAATGAACGTGTTAGATTTTTAATTGAGAAATCAGGATTGAAATCAATTGGTAAACAATAGAATTTACCAACAGGGGGACCCATTCATCCTGCTATTGCCAAATCCAGGAATTCCAAATGTTTCCTTCATTCTCACTCATCTAAAAGACTGGAAGAAATCAAGTTATTGTTATTGGTTGCATAACCTTCAGGCTGCATATGCTATATGTTAAGGATCCTTACAGACAGAGTTTTATTTGGTGTTCTTCTGGGGGCTTACATGAAGGTCAAGGTTGCCTTCAACCATCTTGATGTAGTGTTTAGGGTGAGAGTACTACTTGCAATTCTTTTAATGGGGGACCAAAGTAAAATGTGAATACTTCTAggagaaacaagaaaatggttTAAATTTGCCTATAAATTAGATGACTGATGTCAGTTCCTTCTCTGAGAGTAGGATTTTATGATAGGAAATACTTTTGGGGAcctgaggcagggaggagggtaTCACCGCTAAACCAAAGGCATCAACCTGTCAGCCCCGGGGTGGAATCCCTATTACTTTCCCGTCAGTATTTGTCTTAAGCTTTATGATTTTCTCCTGGGATGCCTTTCGAAATCCTTTACTCAGGCATGTATAAGTAAAGAAACTGCATAGAAACACAGAATTAAATCTTAAGTCCTTATGGATGTAGActgatttccatttaaaaatgaagcctataaaggaatattttaaacttcctaaagaaaaaaaagagaaaggaaaataaacttttgtaCGAGAAATCTCTTACTCACACAGGCTTCGTGTGTATTAAAGTGCAGAAGCACAATCTCAAATGTGGGTGTAACCGCTCTATGTTTAGAAAGGATGCCGCGATGGTAGTGCCCACCGCGAGTTCTGTCTGCCACCCAGTGGCCGCTGAAATAAATGGCTTCTTTCCTTTGTTGGCTCCGGATCtgtattttgcttaaaaaaagaaaaaaaaaaaaaaaaaaaaaaaaaaatcgacagAGAGGTAGATGATGCCACACCAGCAACTGAAAACCACCAAGGCAGATGCCTCGATGGATCTGAAAAGACTCCCCTGTAGTAAATGTTAGATAGTTTCCTTTCCTTTAGCTGAACCGCGATGCCTATCTTTTCTCCCCGCGAGCCCGCGGCTCCCCGGGTTCAGATGCTGACGGGCACGGAGGACACCGAGCTAGCGCGGGACTCTCGGGTCACGTGATTGGGCATGGCTAGGGTGCAGCACGACACGCCCACGGTGGCCTCGGGCAGTTCATCGTCCTCCGTCCACTCGTTGAGGTCGGGGCTGAAGCACTGGATGCATTTCTTGTACTTCCTCTCGCCCTCGTTCCAGCCGCCCAGCAGGTAGGCGCGGCCGTGCAGCGTCGAGGCGCCCGCCGTGCTCACGCCCACGGGCAGCGGCGCCGCGTAGCTCCACTGGCCGGTGGCCGGGCTGAAGCTCTCCACGGTTAGCACGTCCACGCGCTCGCCGCGCGGCCCCAGCTGGCTGCCGCCCATCACGTACACGCGCTCGCCCAGCGCCACCGTGCAATGCCAGCCCCGCGGCGTGCTGAGCGCCGGCAGCTCCTGCCACGCATCGCGGGCCGGGTCGTAGGCGCACACGGAGCGCGAGTAGGCGCCGCCGATGTAGCCGCCGGTCACCAGCACGCGGCCGTCGGCCACCGCGCTGGCGTGGCAACAGCGCGCCACCTCCAGGGGCGCCTTGGGCTGCCACTGGTTGGCGGACGGCACGTAGCACTCGAGCGAGGCCAGGCTGCCCTCGGCGTTGCGGCCGCCCACGGCGTACAGGAGCCCGTTGAACACGCTCAGGCTGAAGTGCGTCCGCTTCTGGTTCATGCTGGCCAGGTGGATCCAGGTGTTGAAGCGGGGATCGTATCTGGAAGTGGTAGAGCAAGCGTGACAGCCTTGTGGGCGGCAGCCGGGGAACCCAGGTGACGCCGCCAACCAGGACGTGGGAGGCTCGACACTATCCTTGCGAGGAGGCTGGGGACCCATCTCAGCTCCTCGCCTGGAGGCTGCTAATCCTCTCTCAACCAGTAAAAAAGTGTGACCCTtgggaaaggcagggcaggcatAGGTGACTCCCCCTCCTCCCGTTTATAAAAGCAGCTACCGGGAGACCACCCCGCTGAGACCGACCTCCAGTCCTCTTTCCTTCATATTCAAATCCATCATCCCGTAGGATTTAGGGGATGCGCACGTGGAGGAAGGGTGGAAGCTGGGTATTTGTGGAATCGGAGAAGGGAATACGGCCACATTAAAGTCAATTCCACATATCTTCAGACACCAGCCACCCCTAGCTCATTCTCATGGCTTAATCAAGAAAGTTGACTGAGTTCCTACATTCTCACAAACCCCTTCTTGTTCACACACCTCTCCTGGCATTGCCGCTGTAAAGCTAAGTCACTAAGTCTTCTGTCATCTGTTTATAATGAGAACAATAGAACTCATGTCCCAGTGCATCAACAAAGCCTTAACTTTTGATGCTTCTCTATTTTCTAGCACTTATTAGTAGGTCTGACTTTTTAGTGTAGGGgtatatttttttcagtgttcaGCATTACAATTATTATACCATAAGCACTGAAGTCAATAGCTCAAAAACAGTGACTTGAGTACAAGTAGTTATCAGCAGGAGGAAAATAAGGCACCCATAGTAAACTAACTAACACTTTCCATAGTTCCAAGTATTGTAAACACAGAACTGACTCTGTTTGATGTTCATTCATATTTGTCTCATTTCACCTCCAAATCAAAACTTAACCATAGCTATAAATTAAGGGCTAAAAATCAATTGTTTGGATTCATTTAAAtgacacacatgtacatataatgcaacaataaagaatattttttatgatttacTAGATGAATTTTCAGATCTTGTTCATTAGTTATGTTTGCCTTTGAACCACTACCATGATAGAAGCATGACtttctgaacatttcatgtaTATGgaggtttaattttttattataaatatacaaaaataatatgcATTTCAATTCCACTTTCTGCAGGATTTATCATGCTTTTACTCTTGTTTACATGTATCAAAAATATTGATGGTATTCagtctttaaagaaatatttaaaattaattagctGCCACATTTTTAATGATCTCATTCTAGTTGCCAGTTATAAATCTGAAGTCATCAGTAACAGTccacttaaaaagaaattttgtatcattttaatctttcttaccatttaatgttaaaaactaaattttcacCCAGTTTCTGTCAAAAAGGCAGGGTATTGTGGAGAGCACCCTGaccagaaatgagaaaatgtgaaTTCTACTTACTAGTGGTGTCACTTCTCTGGGTGTCAAATTTCTCACATGTAAAATCAGAATCATCATATCTTCCGTGCTCGCTTCATTGGCTTACTTGGAAAATTATAATGCATGATATATGTGAGTGCACTTTATATAATGTGAAGTGTTATATACATGTAAtgtggcattattattattattgatttacTGAGCCAATGAATTAAGCTAATAGGCATGATTAATTTCATTCTATGTTCATAACATCGAACGATTTCTATTCCTAATAAAAGAGGCAGTACCTGCAGAAATTGCTGACTGCATGCTTGGCTTGATTCCTTGCATCATTCTGGTCTTCACCACCGGCCACATAAAGAAATCCATCCATCACAGCCACACACTGATTAAAACTCTTGGCTGGCATCTCTGTAAGCTTGCTCCATCCATTTTCAGGGTCTCTATACAAGACGTCTCTGCTAAGGGACTTCTCAGTAAGGCCTGGACGGCCCCCCACAGTGACAAGCACACGACAGCCCCCTCGGATTCTCGTGCGTCTAGACTGCAATGTGTTCTGATGATAGGGAAGTAAGTGGTAGTTCATAGCATCTACAAGAAGCTTGTGGCAATCAGCATCTTGCATCATTCTCGGTACTGACTGAACATAACTGACCAGGTCTTGTGCAGAGATGGTACCAAAGCGAATATTGCTCAAAAGATCGGCAGCATATTTCACTCTCTTTTGGTCAAATTCTAACCATTTCATTGCAATCTGGAATGCTACTATTTCAGAAGGCAACTGTAAGTCATCATCCATAAGAAGTTCATTAATTTGCTCAAATGTAAGTTTCATAAACTGATCTGATTCTGCAAATTCAAGGAAGTTATCCCGGATAAATTTTTGGGCTGCTGCCTTTGCATTTCTCAGGGAGTATGTTTCCGCAATGTTAGCAATGTACATGCAATTCTCAACACTCATTTCTTGTATCAGAAAGTCACTGCACATCTTGACAAGGGTATGGATCTGAAGATAAACAGCAGCAGAAATAATGCTTCCTATGGTATACAAGGAGAGAGTGAGCTTTCCAGTGTAGGCGTATGCAATGACCGTGGCCAGGCCCAGTGGTGCGATATCACTGAGATCCACCCTTTGGGTAGAGGGGTCTTTTTTTAGGATGTTGTAAAAGTACTCACTGCAAGAAGCCATCACTGACTTGTGAACGTCAAAGGATTTTGTTTTGGTGCCGATGACTAAGTCGCAAAGGAAGCTCTCCTGCCTCATTTTACTTAAACCTTCCAAGAGGTTGGGGCTGTAAGAAGCATCTGTTAATTCAGAAGAGATGCAGCTAAGGCCATTGCCTCCCTCTAGGAGCCCATTCAAAGCGTTGAGTTTGTTGAGGGGGCTGTCTTCTACAATGATGGTCATCTCATTGATGTTGCCTTTGTTCTTTCTGACAGTCTTCTTTTTGGGGGCCATGGTGGCAAACACACTGTCACAGGCAAGaacttgctaaaaaaaaaaaaaaaaaaagaaacggttttattttaattgtgcATTAAACTTTGAAATACTACATTGagaaactttcctttttttaataagatAGTAGTTTTTTAGTGGCATAACGTAGATTGATTAAAGTGTCGAAACTAGATTTAAAGACTTACGTTAAACTAGATGCACATCTTATTCACAGTTTACTTCAGCATCGATCATTGTAGACGATTctagaaacatttatattatcAAATGAGACCTCTCAATAGCTATATGGCCAAGTAATTTTATGTAGCAGAAATGACCCAATATTCTCTGATCTACCTGTACAGTTATTATGGAATAGTAGTTAATCGTCTTTTTAGGGGCTTAGTTTATGTTCAGGAAAAAGTGAATGACAACTACCCTGAAGTTTTTCTCTCTCAATAAAATATCATAACACTAAAATTCAGGAATCCGTGTTAAATGTAGAATATATATTAGAATAAACGTGGCTAACAATCAATGGATAAGGAATTGTAATGATAGTCAAGTACTTTCTACTCTACATAGTCACTAAAATAATTTCCAGTTGAATTTCTAAAtgactcacaaacacacacaaacttacacaagaactagaacaaagtagtttttaaaaaaatcttagagtAGGAAAGACCCTCTTAAGCATAACATAAAATCCAGAAGCATAAAGGGGAAGACTGAAAtatctgaatattaaaaaaatgaaaatgtatatctATAAAACAGCACCAACTATTTAAAAGACAAGCAACAGACTGTGAAGACaaatatttgtaacatttttgACAGATAAAAGGTTAAAGTGAAGTTaacacagtatttatttttatttattttttggccttgCTGGGAGACTTGccggatcctagttccccaaccagggatcgaacctgggacccagcagtgaaagcgccaagtcctaaccactggaccgccagggaattccctaacgaTATTTAAAGGGCTCATAAAGTTAAAAAGTCAAAGGTAATCCAAGTAGAAAGTGGACAAAGACTATGTCTAGGTAACAAGGTtgttcacagaaaataaaatacaaacagttaatatttttaaaaagctaaactaACAATAATCAGAGAACTGTCAACTGAAATCCAGagagcctttttattttttgtcgtCAAATTTTGCTTATCAAgtggttaaaatattttaaaatattcagaatatcAGATATTGGTGTGGTACTCTCCATACATTGTTGATGGGAGTATAACTGATACAGTCTTTTGAATAATAATTTAGCAGCCCATTAAgaataaaagctatttttatgCTTTGACACTAAAGTTCTAAATCTACTAATGTGCctcttagaaatatatttatatagatgcTGACATATTAAGGACAGTAACCACTTCCTATTATCaatgttataaatatttgaaCCCGTTTTTAAATCTATAGGAAGTGTAGATTTAGCTCTATTACGTAGCTCTGCACAGCTCTAATATTAAATGTAGCCTTGAAATATATTAAGTTTACCAAATAAATACGTGGCCCTTAAAGTATCACAGATTAAATTATTTTAGCCCTTCTCAATATATTGGGCATAGTCATCAGAAGATGCTAcacttagactttttttttttttttttgcaatacgcgggcctctcactgttgtggcctctcccgttgcggagcacaggctccggacgcgcaggctcagcggccatggctcacgggcccagccgctccgcggcatgtgggatcttcccggactggggcacgaacccgcgttccctgcatcggcaggcagactctcaaccactgcgccaccagggaagccccacttagaCTTTTAAATGGATTTTATCTATAGCCTTTCACTTTCTTGTGAAATTACTGGtgttacttttttcatttttattttttattgaagtatagttgatttacagtgtcatcttagtttcaggtgtacagcacagtgattcagaatatatatattctttttctgattcttttcccttataggttattacaaaacattgagtatagttccctgtgttacacaa
This window contains:
- the KLHL31 gene encoding kelch-like protein 31 — encoded protein: MAPKKKTVRKNKGNINEMTIIVEDSPLNKLNALNGLLEGGNGLSCISSELTDASYSPNLLEGLSKMRQESFLCDLVIGTKTKSFDVHKSVMASCSEYFYNILKKDPSTQRVDLSDIAPLGLATVIAYAYTGKLTLSLYTIGSIISAAVYLQIHTLVKMCSDFLIQEMSVENCMYIANIAETYSLRNAKAAAQKFIRDNFLEFAESDQFMKLTFEQINELLMDDDLQLPSEIVAFQIAMKWLEFDQKRVKYAADLLSNIRFGTISAQDLVSYVQSVPRMMQDADCHKLLVDAMNYHLLPYHQNTLQSRRTRIRGGCRVLVTVGGRPGLTEKSLSRDVLYRDPENGWSKLTEMPAKSFNQCVAVMDGFLYVAGGEDQNDARNQAKHAVSNFCRYDPRFNTWIHLASMNQKRTHFSLSVFNGLLYAVGGRNAEGSLASLECYVPSANQWQPKAPLEVARCCHASAVADGRVLVTGGYIGGAYSRSVCAYDPARDAWQELPALSTPRGWHCTVALGERVYVMGGSQLGPRGERVDVLTVESFSPATGQWSYAAPLPVGVSTAGASTLHGRAYLLGGWNEGERKYKKCIQCFSPDLNEWTEDDELPEATVGVSCCTLAMPNHVTRESRASSVSSVPVSI